One Nocardioides oleivorans DNA segment encodes these proteins:
- a CDS encoding TrkA C-terminal domain-containing protein yields the protein MSETPYLVEVAVSVALLASAIGFAIGLAIGRGRQPRWQEKGSFVHKVSIGFADLDRLDAVMLRFEVETGSRLQGVEIGELRLPEGSGVAIVTRGKHVFVPDDRSVLRTGDQVLVVAALGQVSAVEERLRSVSRYGRLATWAEDMDDYSGSVRTFGVRRRGKVGVA from the coding sequence ATGAGCGAGACGCCCTACCTCGTCGAGGTCGCCGTCTCGGTCGCCCTGCTCGCCTCGGCGATCGGCTTCGCGATCGGCCTGGCCATCGGCCGCGGCCGCCAGCCCCGCTGGCAGGAGAAGGGCAGCTTCGTGCACAAGGTGTCGATCGGCTTCGCCGACCTCGACCGGCTCGACGCGGTCATGCTGCGCTTCGAGGTCGAGACCGGCTCGCGCCTGCAGGGAGTGGAGATCGGCGAGCTGCGCCTGCCCGAGGGCTCCGGCGTCGCGATCGTCACCCGTGGCAAGCACGTCTTCGTCCCCGACGACCGCAGCGTGCTGCGCACCGGCGACCAGGTGCTCGTCGTCGCCGCGCTCGGCCAGGTCAGCGCGGTGGAGGAGCGGCTGCGCTCGGTGAGCCGCTACGGCCGCCTCGCCACGTGGGCCGAGGACATGGACGACTACTCCGGGTCGGTGCGGACGTTCGGCGTCCGGCGGCGCGGGAAGGTCGGCGTCGCGTGA
- a CDS encoding sensor histidine kinase, translating to MRLPSHLPLFWTICLINGVVFVVGALLLVLSPASVSADPVPSELVVVGVGLAVMLLTNALLIRWALAPLHRLIQRLGGIEHLEPTRLPEEGSGPIRGITTSVNGLLARLAEERRDGDARALAAQEAERHRIAQELHDEVGQGLTVVLLGLKQVEQRAPADLVEELHALRESTRAGLDDVRRVARRLRPGVLEDLGLTSALAALATDFADHSPAPVRRSFAPGLPTLSPEAEVVVYRVAQEALTNAARHADAHEVELSLQRLGESVVLEVRDDGRGFSGLTEGSGLMGMRERAALVRAELSVISQPRRGTTVRLKVPVA from the coding sequence ATGCGCCTGCCCAGCCACCTCCCGCTGTTCTGGACGATCTGTCTGATCAACGGCGTGGTGTTCGTGGTCGGCGCCCTGCTCCTGGTGCTGTCGCCCGCGAGCGTGTCGGCCGACCCGGTGCCCTCGGAGCTGGTCGTGGTCGGCGTCGGACTCGCGGTCATGCTCCTCACGAACGCGCTGCTGATCCGCTGGGCGCTCGCCCCGCTGCACCGGTTGATCCAGCGGCTCGGCGGCATCGAGCACCTCGAGCCGACGCGGCTGCCGGAGGAGGGCTCCGGACCGATCCGCGGCATCACGACGAGCGTCAACGGGTTGCTCGCCCGGCTCGCCGAGGAGCGCCGCGACGGCGACGCTCGCGCGCTGGCCGCGCAGGAGGCCGAGCGCCACCGGATCGCCCAGGAGCTGCACGACGAGGTCGGCCAGGGCCTGACCGTCGTGCTGCTCGGGCTCAAGCAGGTCGAGCAGCGCGCGCCCGCCGACCTGGTCGAGGAGCTGCACGCGCTGCGGGAGAGCACCCGCGCCGGGCTCGACGACGTACGACGGGTGGCGCGACGGCTGCGACCGGGCGTGCTCGAGGACCTCGGGCTCACCAGCGCCCTAGCCGCGCTGGCCACCGACTTCGCCGACCACAGCCCCGCGCCGGTGCGGCGGTCGTTCGCACCCGGCCTGCCGACGCTGAGCCCGGAGGCCGAGGTCGTCGTCTACCGCGTCGCCCAGGAAGCGCTCACCAACGCCGCCCGGCACGCCGACGCCCACGAGGTCGAGCTGTCCCTCCAGAGGCTCGGCGAGTCGGTCGTGCTGGAGGTGCGTGACGACGGCCGCGGGTTCAGCGGGCTCACCGAGGGATCCGGGCTGATGGGGATGCGCGAGCGGGCCGCGCTCGTGCGCGCCGAGCTGTCGGTGATCAGCCAGCCGCGACGGGGCACGACGGTCCGCCTGAAGGTGCCGGTCGCATGA
- a CDS encoding response regulator has product MIRILLADDHTLVRRGVRLILEQEPDLTVVAEAADGAEAVERVRDTEVDLVVLDIAMPRMTGLQAAAEIAARRDPPKILMLSMHDNEQYFFGALKAGASGYVLKSVADEDLVGACRSAMRGETFLYPGAESTLVRDYLDRLRRGERVPTSVLTAREDQVIKLIAEGRSSREIAKELHIALKTVEGHRANILGKLGMRDRVELTRYAIRAGLIEP; this is encoded by the coding sequence ATGATCCGCATCCTGCTGGCCGACGACCACACCCTCGTGCGCCGCGGCGTCCGACTCATCCTCGAGCAGGAGCCCGACCTCACGGTCGTCGCCGAGGCCGCCGACGGCGCGGAGGCCGTCGAGCGGGTGCGCGACACCGAGGTCGACCTCGTCGTGCTCGACATCGCGATGCCCCGGATGACCGGCCTCCAGGCGGCCGCCGAGATCGCCGCGCGCCGCGACCCGCCGAAGATCCTGATGCTGTCGATGCACGACAACGAGCAGTACTTCTTCGGCGCCCTCAAGGCCGGCGCCAGCGGGTACGTCCTCAAGTCGGTGGCCGACGAGGACCTCGTCGGCGCCTGCCGCTCCGCGATGCGCGGCGAGACCTTCCTCTACCCCGGCGCCGAGAGCACGCTCGTGCGCGACTACCTCGACCGCCTCCGCCGCGGCGAGCGGGTGCCGACGTCGGTGCTGACCGCGCGCGAGGACCAGGTGATCAAGCTGATCGCCGAGGGCCGCTCGTCGCGTGAGATCGCCAAGGAGCTGCACATCGCGCTCAAGACCGTCGAGGGCCACCGCGCCAACATCCTCGGCAAGCTCGGCATGCGCGACCGGGTCGAGCTGACGCGCTACGCCATCCGGGCCGGGCTCATCGAGCCCTGA
- a CDS encoding SDR family oxidoreductase — MAARRVAVVGGHGKTGRAVCDALAAGDVAALPLGRGDWPDLVAAAAGCEAAYVIAPNLHPDEPAYVGEVLTALIEAGIRRVVYHSVASPHAPSMPHHLGKAASEDLVRRSNLDWTILQPGAYLQNLDLTGPIDLPYSPDVPFGFLDLADLGRVAAVVLTQPGHVGATYELATRVATVRELAAEAGVEVRHVPDPKTHPWLSAMFEYYDDHGLLVGTRTLAALLG; from the coding sequence ATGGCGGCCAGGCGCGTCGCCGTGGTCGGCGGTCACGGCAAGACCGGCCGCGCGGTGTGCGACGCGCTGGCCGCCGGGGACGTGGCGGCGCTGCCGCTGGGCCGGGGCGACTGGCCGGACCTGGTGGCCGCGGCCGCCGGCTGCGAGGCGGCGTACGTCATCGCGCCGAACCTGCACCCCGACGAGCCGGCCTACGTCGGCGAGGTGCTGACGGCGCTCATCGAGGCCGGCATCCGGCGGGTGGTCTACCACTCCGTCGCGTCTCCCCACGCGCCGTCGATGCCGCACCACCTCGGCAAGGCGGCCAGCGAGGACCTGGTCCGCCGGTCGAACCTCGACTGGACGATCCTCCAGCCCGGCGCCTACCTGCAGAACCTCGACCTCACCGGCCCGATCGACCTCCCCTACTCGCCCGACGTGCCCTTCGGGTTCCTCGACCTCGCCGACCTCGGCCGCGTCGCGGCGGTCGTGCTGACCCAGCCCGGCCACGTTGGCGCGACGTACGAGCTCGCGACCCGCGTCGCCACCGTGCGCGAGCTGGCGGCGGAGGCCGGCGTCGAGGTGCGGCACGTCCCCGACCCGAAGACGCACCCGTGGCTGTCCGCGATGTTCGAGTACTACGACGACCACGGGCTGCTCGTGGGCACGCGGACGCTTGCGGCCCTGCTCGGCTGA